GCTTATCGCCGATTATACCGGGCACCATGGGCTCCGTGGCGGCGATCCCTTTCTGGCTGCTGCTGGTGCAGTTACCGACATGGGGTATTTGGCTGGCGATTGTGTTGGGAACCGTCATTGGCTGCGTAATTTGCCAGAAAGCCGCCGATGCCATGAAGGTGGACGATCCGGGTTGTGTCGTTTGGGATGAATTCATTGGTATGTGGATCACACTGATGGCGATCCCGGTGCTCAACTGGCAATGGGTTTTGGTTG
This genomic interval from Xenorhabdus doucetiae contains the following:
- the pgpA gene encoding phosphatidylglycerophosphatase A, whose amino-acid sequence is MDDAKRHLKMSNPWHLLATGFGSGLSPIIPGTMGSVAAIPFWLLLVQLPTWGIWLAIVLGTVIGCVICQKAADAMKVDDPGCVVWDEFIGMWITLMAIPVLNWQWVLVGFVVFRIFDMWKPWPIRWFDRYVKGGIGIMLDDIIAAIFAVVVIWLLNIYQVLPF